A single Hippopotamus amphibius kiboko isolate mHipAmp2 chromosome 5, mHipAmp2.hap2, whole genome shotgun sequence DNA region contains:
- the AP3M1 gene encoding AP-3 complex subunit mu-1, with the protein MIHSLFLINCSGDIFLEKHWKSVVSQSVCDYFFEAQEKAADVENVPPVISTPHHYLISIYRDKLFFVSVIQTEVPPLFVIEFLHRVADTFQDYFGECSEAAIKDNVVIVYELLEEMLDNGFPLATESNILKELIKPPTILRSVVNSITGSSNVGDTLPTGQLSNIPWRRAGVKYTNNEAYFDVIEEIDAIIDKSGSTVFAEIQGVIDACIKLSGMPDLSLSFMNPRLLDDVSFHPCIRFKRWESERVLSFIPPDGNFRLISYRVSSQNLVAIPVYVKHSISFKENSSCGRFDITIGPKQNMGKTIEGITVTVHMPKVVLNMNLTPTQGSYTFDPVTKVLTWDVGKITPQKLPSLKGLVNLQSGAPKPEENPSLNIQFKIQQLAISGLKVNRLDMYGEKYKPFKGVKYVTKAGKFQVRT; encoded by the exons ATGATCCACAGTCTATTTCTCATAAACTGTTCCGGTGACATCTTTCTTGAGAAGCACTGGAAGAGTGTTGTGAGCCAGTCTGTCTGTGATTATTTCTTTGAAGCTCAAGAGAAAGCTGCTGATGTTGAAAATGTACCACCTGTTATTTCAACACCTCATCACTACCTCATCAGTATCTACAGGGATAAgctcttctttgtctctgtcatacagactgaagtgcCACCTCTCTTTGTAATTGAGTTCCTACATCGAGTTGCTGACACTTTTCAG GATTACTTTGGTGAGTGTTCAGAGGCTGCAATTAAGGATAATGTGGTCATAGTATATGAGCTCTTGGAAGAAATGTTAGACAATGGATTTCCACTGGCTACTGAATCTAACATTTTGAAAGAATTGATTAAACCACCAACAATTCTGCGTTCTGTCGTCAACTCTATTACAG GCAGTAGTAATGTTGGGGACACACTCCCCACTGGGCAGCTGTCCAACATACCATGGCGCCGAGCAGGGGTAAAGTACACCAACAATGAAGCCTATTTTGATGTCATTGAAGAAATAGATGCAATTATAGATAAATCAG GATCTACAGTCTTTGCAGAAATTCAAGGGGTCATTGATGCTTGCATTAAGCTGTCTGGAATGCCtgacctttccctttctttcatg AACCCAAGGCTTCTAGATGATGTCAGCTTCCACCCCTGCATCCGGTTCAAGCGTTGGGAATCTGAAAGAGTTTTGTCATTTATTCCACCCGATGGAAACTTCCGACTCATATCATATCGTGTCAGCTCACAAAA tcTAGTGGCAATACCAGTATACGTGAAACATAGCATCAGTTTTAAGGAGAACAGTTCTTGTGGTAGATTTGATATTACAATTGGACCAAAGCAGAATATGGGGAAAACTATTGAAGGAATCACAGTGACAGTTCACATGCCAAAAGTTGTGTTGAATATGAACCTGACACCAACACAAGGCAGCTATACATTTGATCCAGTTACCAAG gTACTAACGTGGGATGTGGGAAAAATCACTCCACAAAAGCTCCCCAGTCTTAAAGGGCTGGTAAATTTACAATCTGGGGCACCCAAGCCAGAAGAAAATCCAAGCCTCAACATACAGTTCAAGATCCAGCAGCTTGCTATTTCAG GCTTAAAAGTAAACCGCTTGGACATGTATGGGGAGAAATATAAGCCATTTAAAGGAGTCAAATATGTCACAAAAGCTGGAAAGTTCCAAGTGAGGACATGA